Proteins from a genomic interval of Molothrus ater isolate BHLD 08-10-18 breed brown headed cowbird chromosome 10, BPBGC_Mater_1.1, whole genome shotgun sequence:
- the NMUR1 gene encoding LOW QUALITY PROTEIN: neuromedin-U receptor 1 (The sequence of the model RefSeq protein was modified relative to this genomic sequence to represent the inferred CDS: deleted 1 base in 1 codon), protein MNPYVNCSSSEFPLPQQDFPVEPISPDLSNRTHPETFFDPKDANLTEEQLRDKYLGPRRSNFFVPVCVIYLLIFLVGAVGNTLTCIVILRHRFMRTPTNYYLFSLAVSDLLVLLLGMPLELYDMWSNYPFLLGASGCYFKTLLFEAVCFASILNVTALSVERYIAVVHPLKAKYVVTRNHAKRVIVTIWVLSVICSIPNTSLHGLQPLYVPGRGRVPDSEICTLVKPRLTYNLIIQVTTILFFFLPMGTISVLYLLIGLQLKKEKMLEALGAKSGSSRNCHSCQGQKKVKRRQVTKMLFVLVVVFGICWAPFHTDRLVWSFVSTWTSHMLHMFQYVHIISGVFFYLSSAANPILYNLMSSRFREMFREALCRPGRRPPWGHSPSVTRTASRSTECEPAPGALPLAHAEEYELQDVQRGQATSHVMSLC, encoded by the exons ATGAATCCCTATGTCAACTGCTCCAGTTCTGAgttccccctgccccagcaagATTTCCCTGTGGAGCCCATCAGCCCTGATCTCAGTAACAGGACTCACCCAGAGACCTTTTTCGACCCTAAGGATGCCAACCtgacagaggagcagctgcGGGATAAGTACCTGGGACCTCGACGGTCCAACTTCTTTGTCCCAGTCTGTGTCATTTACCTGCTGATCTTCTTGGTGGGGGCTGTGGGCAACACTCTCACCTGCATCGTCATCCTGCGGCACCGGTTCATGAGAACACCCACCAACTATTACCTGTTCAGCCTGGCCGTGTCTgacctgctggtgctgctgctggggatgcctCTGGAGCTCTATGACATGTGGAGCAACTACCCCTTCCTGCTGGGGGCCAGCGGCTGCTATTTCAAGACGCTGCTCTTCGAGGCCGTCTGCTTCGCCTCCATCCTCAACGTCACGGCCCTGAGCGTGGAGCGCTACATCGCTGTGGTGCACCCGCTCAAAGCCAAGTACGTGGTGACCAGGAACCACGCCAAGAGGGTCATTGTCACCATCTGGGTCTTGTCAGTCATCTGCTCCATCCCCAATACCagcctccatgggctgcagcctCTCTATGTGCCAGGACGGGGGCGGGTGCCCGATTCAGAGATCTGCACCCTGGTGAAACCACGCTTGACCTACAATCTCATCATCCAGGTCACCACcatcctcttcttcttcctgccCATGGGGACCATCAGTGTCCTCTACCTTCTTATTGGGTTGCAgctcaagaaagaaaagatgctGGAAGCCTTGGGAGCCAAGTCTGGCAGCAGCCGCAAttgccacagctgccaggggcAGAAGAAAGTCAAGAGGAGGCAGGTCACAAAGATGCTGT TCGTGCTGGTGGTGGTGTTTGGCATCTGCTGGGCTCCCTTCCACACTGACCGCCTCGTCTGGAGTTTTGTATCCACCTGGACCAGCCACATGCTCCACATGTTCCAGTACGTCCACATCATCTCAGGCGTCTTCTTCTACCTGAGCTCA GCCGCCAACCCCATCCTGTACAACCTGATGTCCAGCCGTTTCCGGGAGATGTTCAGGGAGGCCCTGTGCCGGCCCGGGCGCCGCCCGCCCTGGGGACACTCGCCCAGCGTCACCCGCACCGCCAGCCGCAGCACCGAGTGCGAGCCCGCGCCCGGCGCGCTGCCCCTCGCCCACGCCGAGGAGTATGAGCTGCAGGACGTGCAGAGGGGCCAGGCCACCAGCCATGTAATGTCCCTCTGCTGA